The Glycine soja cultivar W05 chromosome 3, ASM419377v2, whole genome shotgun sequence genome window below encodes:
- the LOC114407375 gene encoding NADH dehydrogenase [ubiquinone] iron-sulfur protein 5-B translates to MASGWGITGNKGRCYDFWMDFSECMSRCREPKDCALLREDYLECLHHSKEFQRRNRIYKEEQRKLRAASRKGQEDGVNEHHH, encoded by the exons atggcGTCGGGGTGGGGAATCACAGGAAACAAAGGTCGCTGCTACGATTTCTGGATGGATTTCAGCGAGTGCATGTCTCGCTGCCGAGAGCCCAAGGACTGTGCTCTTCTCCGCGAAGACTACCTCGAGTGCCTCCACCATTCCAAGGAG TTTCAACGACGAAACCGAATTTACAAGGAGGAGCAGCGCAAACTAAGGGCTGCTTCCAGGAAAGGCCAGGAGGATGGGGTTAATGAACATCATCATTAG